GCTCAAACCCGGCTCCGGCTCACACCCGAGCAGGTGCAGATCTTCACGCCCACGCCCTCCACCTGGTCAACGGCAATCTGGTGGACCGGACTCGATCCCGACACGGGGGCGCCTGTCTTTGTCGAAAAACGCATTCGCGAGCGGCAAAAACAGAAGAATATCCTGACCGGAGAAGCACGCTAAGGCCGATCATTTGACGCCGGGATCGGACGCGCTGCTGTTCCGGGCGGGAACAGCGGGACCCGGCGAGTCGGATGCGAGCAGGTCGGGCAGCAGGGCATGTTCCTTGACCCGCAGCAGCGTGAGATGGCTCTCCCCTTCGACGATCCGCTGGGTCTCCAGAATATCGAACATCGTCTCAGCCACGTGCGCGTCGGTGCAGATCTCGGCCATCGCCTTGCCGACGATGGCCGGCCGCACCGCCGCCGCCTTGCCGAACTCGATCGCCGCCTCGCGTTCGGCGGTGCTCTTGATGATGCTCACCTGGTTGACGCCATCCTGCTTGATGGCCGCCGTGACCTGGCGCAGCCGGTTCACCACCTTGCTCTCGATCTGCCGGATCATCTCGGGATCGCGGAAGTGGACCTTGCGGATGTAGATCGAGCCCAGCTTGTAGCCCCACTCGTGCGACTTGGGGGTGACCTCCTCGCGCACCGTGCGGCTCATGGTGTGCCGGTCCACGAGCATCTTCGCCAGCGGCAGATTGCTCAGGCAGCGGACGGTCGAGTTACTGACGTTTGCCGCCAGCGACCCGCGCGGGTCGATGTTTTTGAACAGGTAGGAGACCGGATCACTGATGAACATCTCGTACC
Above is a window of Lentisphaerota bacterium DNA encoding:
- a CDS encoding SPFH/Band 7/PHB domain protein: VLFGKVIGVLEEPGFAFLWPRLGWKALFVRWLGRCHVTDMRLDQEYLRSQPVNSEEGAPMGIGIWYEMFISDPVSYLFKNIDPRGSLAANVSNSTVRCLSNLPLAKMLVDRHTMSRTVREEVTPKSHEWGYKLGSIYIRKVHFRDPEMIRQIESKVVNRLRQVTAAIKQDGVNQVSIIKSTAEREAAIEFGKAAAVRPAIVGKAMAEICTDAHVAETMFDILETQRIVEGESHLTLLRVKEHALLPDLLASDSPGPAVPARNSSASDPGVK